One Stigmatopora argus isolate UIUO_Sarg chromosome 19, RoL_Sarg_1.0, whole genome shotgun sequence genomic window, atagtatagtaaggctttttttcttaaaaaacgacatagtatagtaaggctttttttttctaaaaaacaacatagtatagtaaggctttttttcctaaaaaatgacatagtatagtaaggctatttttcctaaaaaacgacatagtatagtaaggcttttttttttctaaaaaacgacagtatagtaaggcttttttccctaaaaaacaacatagtatagtaaggcttttttgtttaaaatatgacatagtatagtaaggctttttttgtttaaaaaacgacatagggtagtaaagctttttttcttaaaaaacgacatggtatagtaaggcctttttactaaaaaagacatggtatagtaaggcttttttcccctaaaaaacgacattgtatagtaaggctttttttcttaaataacgacatagtatagtaaggctttttttcttaaaaaatgacatagtatagtaaggctttttttcttaaaaaacgacatagtatagtaaggctttttttttctaaaaaacaacatagtatagtaaggctttttttcctaaaaaatgacatagtatagtaaggctatttttcctaaaaaacgacataatatattaaggcttttttttctaaaaaacgacagtatagtaaggcttttttccctaaaaaacaacatactatagtaaggcttttttgtttaaaatatgacatagtatagtaaggctttttttgtttcaaaaacgacatagggtagtaaagctttttttcttaaaaaacgacatggtatagtaaggcctttttactaaaaaagacatggtatagtaaggcttttttcccctaaaaaacgacatagtatagtaaggctttttttcttaaaaaacgacatagtatagtaaggctttttttcttaaaaaatgacatagtatagtaaggcttttcttcttaaaaaacgacatagtatagtaaggctttttttttctaaaaaacaacatagtatagtaaggctttttttcctaaaaaatgacatagtatagtaaggctatttttcctaaaaaacgacatagtatagtaaggctttttttttctaaaaaacgacagtatagtaaggcttttttccctaaaaaacaacatagtatagtaaggcttttttgtttaaaatatgacatagtatagtaaggctttttttgtttaaaaaacgacatagggtagtaaagctttttttcttaaaaaacgacatggtatagtaaggcctttttactaaaaaagacatggtatagtaaggcttttttcccctaaaaaacgacatagtatagtaagactttttttcttaaaaaacgacatagtatagtaaggctttttttcttaaaaaatgacatagtatagtaaggctttttttcttaaaaaacgacatagtatagtaaggctttttttttctaaaaaacaacatagtatagtaaggctttttttcctaaaaaatgacatagtatagtaaggctatttttcctaaaaaacgacatagtatagtaaggctttttttttctaaaaaaacgacagtatagtaaggcttttttccctaaaaaacaacatagtatagtacggcttttttgtttaaaatatgacatagtatagtaaggctttttttgtttaaaaaacgacatagggtagtaaagctttttttcttaaaaaacgacatggtatagtaaggcctttttactaaaaaagacatggtatagtaaggcttttttcccctaaaaaacgacatagtatagtaaggctttttttcttaaaaaacgacatagtatagtaaggctttttttcttaaaaaatgacatagtatagtaaggctttttttcttaaaaaacgacatagtatagtaaggcttttttttctaaaaaacaacatagtatagtaaggctttttttcctaaaaaatgacatagtatagtaaggctttttttccttaaaaacgacatagtatagtaaggctttttttttcttaaaaaacgacatagtatatagtatagtaagcctttttttttcttttaaaaaacgacatagtatagtaaggctttttttctttaaaaaacgacatagtatagtaaggctattttgtttaaaaaacgacatagtatagtaaggctttttttctttaaaaaacgacatagtatagtaaggctattttgtttaaaaaacgacatagtatagtaaggcttttttcccttaaaaacgacatagtatagtaaggctttttttttcttaaaaaacgacatagtatatagtatagtaagccttttttttttcttttaaaaaacgacatagtatagtaaggctttttttctttaaaaatggcatagtatagtaaggctttatttcttaaaaaacgacatagtatatatagtaaggcttttttcctaaaaaacgacatggtctagtaaggctttttttctttaaaaaatgacatagtaaagtaaggctatttttaaaaaaaatgaccacgtatagtaaggctattatagtaaaaaaaataaacataccaTATAGTTCGTCAATCAATCTTTTTCTGTCCTGCTTTTCTCAGCTGACGTCGGGCTCAAGGCAGTCGACACCAGAGACAGGTCATTTGTCAGCCGTAGGACATACAGAATGAAAACAACCAGCAACTATCACAATCCTGGCCGTACCTGCCCAcaacaaagtcaggtgagtgaacctctacaccaacAGGCGTCGtaaatttgttattttgttaaaaaagaccatgtttagtaaggtgttttagttttaaaaagagatctattgtaaggcttttatttgttaaaaagacaatgtatagcaatgctattttggtaaaaaaaatataaccatctatagtaaggcttttgtaaaaaaaaaacagtaaggcTAGTTTGCAAAACTACAcagtcatttttggaaaatagctttactaTATTCAGgtacttttttaatgaaaaaagctttACCAATCATCGTTGTCTTTAAAAttacccttactatacatggttgtttttaagcaaaaaaagtCTATAAGGTAAATTCTagtaaatgtaaaacaaattagccctttttaaaaattacacaTTGCTGCATGATGTAATGAATTTACCTTTTAATCCACGTGAAAATGtacaaagaagaagaacaaaacaaaagtggAATTTTCACAATATGTATACAAATCCAAGTGAATAGAACAACACACCCTGAGTCATTTGCGTTAACAGTTGCGATTAAGTTAAGTCATGTGGCGTTCTAAGCGCTTGCCGTTTTGGATCTTCCCTCAGCATCTACGATTGGCTGTACGAGTTGCTCTGGTTGCCGTTGGAACTCTGATCGTTCTCGCTGCGGggggtgaaaaaaagaaaaagataaggTAAGCCTGGATTTCTATTTTGCTCCTCGTTATTTTTCTCCTGACGATGTACAATACCTGTTAGGTGGAGGTTTCGGCTTGGGCATCTTGTTGAGCACAGCGGCGATCTCCTTGCGGTCATCAAAGTTCTTCCACTGGTCGTACAGCTTGAGGATGACGCGGATGATCTCCAGAATCTGACAACGGTGACAAAGAAGACATTCAAGCATCACGCCCAcaacaaagtcaggtgagtgaacgtCACGACATtctgatgatttgattcaggtgtgtcagtggaggaagacatggaaaacagactggatggggACCTTCCATTCTCTACAGggcgtgtgtgtggtgtggtgtgtgtgatgtgtgtggtgtgtgtgtgagtggtgtgtgggtgtgtgagtggtgtgtgtgtgtgtggtgtgtgtgtgtgtgtgtggtgtgtgtgtggtgtgtgtgtgtgtgggtgtgtgtgggtgtgtgtgggtgtgtgtgggtgtgtgtgggtgtgtgtgtgtgtgtggtgtgtgtgtgagtgtgtgtggtgtgtggggtacacacaccccacaccacccacacgccacacacaccacccacccacacgccacacacaccaTCCCACCCACACCaaacacacaccccacaccacccatacacaccacccacaccaaCCACACCAaccacacgccacacacacacacaccacccacacacacgccacacacacacacgccacacacaccaaacacacaccccacaccaaacacacacacacgccacaccgcgcacacacacccacacaccacacactacccccacaccccccccccccacccacacCCCACACCACACaaaccacacccacacaccacacccacacaccacccacacacatgccacccacccacccaccacacacacacgccacacacgccacacacaccacccacacacacccacacgccacacacccacacacaccacacacacacaccacacccacacacacacaccacccacacatacgccacacacacgccacccacccacacacacccacacgccacacacacccacacgccacacacaccacacacaccacacacaccttACCTTGTCCATGTCTACAGAGAGCTCGGCAAACCACTGTCTGGCATCCTTCTGCTGCACCACGCAAGCCACGTGCAGGCATGCTGTCGTCAAGGTGAACAACAACAAGGTCAATGTGGCCGGCGGGTGATAACGAGGTGCAAAACATACCTAAAGCGATCATGAATGGAGGGTAGAGCAGACAAAGGTCGGTTCTATATGTGTCGTTGACAATGCGCCTGGAGGAAAACAAAAGCCACAAATGAGGACAAGAACGGAACGTTGAAGGTTCGCCCGTAAAGGATGAGCCACCCACCAGGCCAACGGCAGCAGCATATCTTCTTGACCCATATCCTGCACGTACTGAAGTAGTGGGCGATATGGATGGTACACAATCAGGCAGCAATcctataaaaaaaaaggacaaaacacaGTCTTTTAATCCCTTGGACAAGCCAGTTGAATATTTCATTAACTCACCATTAACTCCAGCAAGTAGAACTCACACTCGAGAATCTGGAAAGAAAATTTCAACCATGAGCTGAACACTtggggacaaaaaaataaaatgtgattaataAAGCCAAGTTTACATTACTTATTGTGTGAAGTTTATTGTACATGTCAAACATTTATGCATTATTGTCAACACTAGTCTACCAAAATTCATTTTAAGAGTTGCAAATgatttttaacaaattaaagcccaaaatataaaaatgtgctgTTTGATGTTATTTGTGGGGACGGCGGCCACGCAATGGCGCCAATGTGTGACGACTTACGTGATTCATCCTATACGGGAACTCCTTCGGGAAGGCGTAGGAGAATCTTGTCTTCACTAGTTGGAGAAGCAATTGCAGA contains:
- the ccnc gene encoding cyclin-C, with product MAGNFWQSSHYLQWVLDKQDLTKERQKDLKLLSEEEYWKLQIFFANVIQALGEHLKLRQQVIATATVYFKRFYARYSLKSIDPVLMAPTCVFLASKVEEFGVVSNTRLISAATSVLKTRFSYAFPKEFPYRMNHILECEFYLLELMDCCLIVYHPYRPLLQYVQDMGQEDMLLPLAWRIVNDTYRTDLCLLYPPFMIALACLHVACVVQQKDARQWFAELSVDMDKILEIIRVILKLYDQWKNFDDRKEIAAVLNKMPKPKPPPNSENDQSSNGNQSNSYSQS